A segment of the bacterium genome:
CCGCTGGCTGCCCGAGAAGCTCGCCCGCCAGCTGCCCCACTTCGAAAACGCCCCCTCTCTGGGGGTGGTCTACACCGACTTCACCTGCATCGACGGCGAAGGGCGCCCGACACCGGCCCCTCGCATGGAATGCTTCAGCGGTCGCATCACGTCGCAGCTTCTGGTCGACAATTTCGTCAATTTCCCCTCGGCGTTGGCCCGCCGCGAAGCCATTGAGAAAGTCGGAGGTTTCGACACTTCTTTGTCGATGTCGATCGACTACAATTTGTGGTTGCGGATTTCCGTGGACTGGGACTTCCGATACCTGCCGGAAACCCTTGTCGAATATCGACTTTGGGAGGGCCAGATGTCCCACCGCACCGGTGAGCGCCTCGACAATGCCTTCCGCATGATGACCCGCTTCCTGGCCGAACATCCCGGCTGCGTTTCACCGGCTGCGCGCCGCTATGCTTGGACGCATTCTTACGTCACCCGCGGCCGTTGGCATGCGCGCGAGGGCCGGAACATGGCCGCCGCTGCCGATTTCACCCAGGCCGCACTCCTGAGGCCGTGGGACCTCCGTCTTTGGAAGTCGATGACGAAATGTGTGTTGCGACGATCATGACCCGCCGCGGGCGGCTGGAAACTGGACGTTTTTACTGTTTCGTGATACTATGTACCATTCCTAAAGACAACGCGGGGCGCCGGCTCCGCTAGAATCACCACGACCCGGGAGCCTTCATGGCCGCCAAGTCCATCCTGGCCGCGTGCTTTTTCCTGCTCTTGACGGCCGTCGCCGCGGCCGCAGCGCCGATTTCGGCGCTGGTCAAGACCCCGACCGCCAACATCCTGAACGAAGACCGCGTGGACTTCACGTGGAGCTACACCACGGCGCCGGACTCGCTGACCGTCGACTTCGGCGACGGCCAGTCGAAGACCTACCCCGCCGCCACGACGACGGCGCGCCACGCCTACCGCAGCGCGGGCCGCTACAACATCGTCGTCACCGCCTGGAAGAACGGCGCCGCCGAGCAGCAGTCCTTCCCGAATTTCGTGGTCGTCGGCCAGCGCTCCCTGCCCGGCACCAACATGATGTTCGTGCACCATTCCACGGGCCGCAACCTGATCCGCGACAGCGGCGTGCGCAGCCTGCTGGAGTCCCACAACTTCCGTTACGGGACGGCCATCAAGTTCTGGGACCACGACTACGACAGCGGGAACTCCTTCACCGGCATCATCCTGCCCGACAGCACGGTCCACTCCGACTGGTCCTACGGCATCGAGGCGAACGACATCCAGCCGGACGGCTGGTACACCATCTTCTGCACCGGCAGCGCGTTCATGGACTCCCTGCTGGACCGCCACGACATCATCGTCCTGAAGAACGACCACAGCACCGGCGACAT
Coding sequences within it:
- a CDS encoding glycosyltransferase, whose translation is MQNLGTPLVSVITATYNMGHYLRETVDSILAQTHDRLELIIVDDGSTDDTWKVLEEYAADPRVKIVRQANAGQTAAKNRGLREASGQFVGFCDADDRWLPEKLARQLPHFENAPSLGVVYTDFTCIDGEGRPTPAPRMECFSGRITSQLLVDNFVNFPSALARREAIEKVGGFDTSLSMSIDYNLWLRISVDWDFRYLPETLVEYRLWEGQMSHRTGERLDNAFRMMTRFLAEHPGCVSPAARRYAWTHSYVTRGRWHAREGRNMAAAADFTQAALLRPWDLRLWKSMTKCVLRRS